The proteins below come from a single Microtus ochrogaster isolate Prairie Vole_2 chromosome 8, MicOch1.0, whole genome shotgun sequence genomic window:
- the C8H11orf98 gene encoding uncharacterized protein C11orf98 homolog, with product MEGLQGQAQIPAAPNCPSTPTARSHSRERRPSKDPYGRGTRLCKPGVRPSPRIAIGPWVQGGRSLCARRNLQAERKCGSTRVPQSTAMGPPGGKINRPRTELKKKLFKRRRVLSRDRRRKRQVVGAVIDAGLTTRHHLKKRASSARANITLSGKKRRKLLQQIRLAQKEKAAMEVENPSKSSRTSEPQPKRQKKMKVPQDVDMEDLGDES from the exons ATGGAGGGTCTACAAGGCCAGGCCCAGATACCAGCAGCGCCCAACTGCCCCAGCACACCAACAGCAAGAAGCCACTCACGTGAAAGACGTCCTTCGAAAGACCCGTACGGCCGCGGAACACGTTTATGTAAGCCCGGAGTCCGCCCCTCCCCTCGCATTGCGATTGGTCCGTGGGTGCAAGGCGGGCGGAGCCTTTGCGCCAGGCGGAACCTGCAGGCAGAGCGGAAGTGCGGCTCCACGCGTGTGCCTCAGAGTACCGCTATGGGACCTCCCGGAGGAAAGATCAATCGTCCCCGCACG GAGCTGAAGAAGAAGTTATTCAAGCGCCGGAGGGTGCTGAGCAGGGATCGGCGACGGAAGCGCCAGGTGGTCGGGGCTGTGATAGACGCGGGGCTGACCACAAGGCACCACCTCAAGAAGCGGGC ATCCAGTGCACGTGCCAATATCACGCTGTCCGGGAAGAAGCGCAGGAAACTCCTGCAGCAAATCCGCCTtgctcagaaagaaaaagcagccatgGAAG tGGAAAACCCCTCCAAGTCATCCAGGACTAGTGAGCCACAgcccaaaagacaaaagaagatgAAAGTTCCCCAGGATGTAGATATGGAGGATCTGGGAGATGAGAGCTAA